GGAGCTGGGCGCGGGGTATGGCTTCGCGCAGCTGCCGCTGTTCGGTGGGTTCACCGCCGCGCCGGTGTTGCAGCGGGGCGTGCGGCACGCGGCGCTCGTCGCGGGCCGGGTGCTGGTGGAGCTTCCTGCGGGCTTCCAACTGGAGGCGCGCGGGGAGCTGCCGCTGACGCTCTCCGCGCACGCGGCGGGCGGGATGAAGGCGTCGTCGTCCGGGTATGTCGTCGGGGCGGCGCTGCTGCATCCGGTGGTGCGCCGTGAGCGTTGGACGGGGACCCTGATGCTGGAGGTGCAGCAGGCCCACGACACGATGGAGCTTGAGGGCAGCGGCCTGCGCTCCGAGCAGCGGCTGCGCAGGATGGGGCTGGCGCTGGAGGTGGCGTGGCGGGATGACGCCCGGACGTCTCGGGTCATCGAGGGCCCTCGCCAGGGCTTCGTCGTGCTGAACATCGTGGACGCGGAGACGGGCACCCCGATTCCGGGGGCTCGCGTGCGCGTTCCCTCCATGAAGACACCGGGCACGAGCGAGGAGTTGGTGTCGGACGCGCAAGGCCAGCTGCGGGCGCTGCTCCCCGAAGGTGAGCAGTCCGCCCAGGCCAGCGTGGAGGGCTACGAGGATGCGACAGGGGTCGCCAGCGTCAGCGGCGAAGGGCCGAGCGCGACCCTCCAACTGCGCCTGCGCAAGAAGGCGCCGCCCACGGGCTCGCTCAAGGTGAAGGTGGTGCAGGGCAAGGGCGGCACGCCGCTCCCGGATGTGCGCGTGGTGTCGGGCTCCATCCAACTGCGCACGGACATGGTGGGCGTGGTGCTGCTGGATGGGCTCGCGCCAGGGCCGGTGGTCATCGCGGTGTCGGCGCCGGGCTTCCGCGCGGCGGAGGAGGCCGCGGTGGTGGTGGCGGGGCAGGCGTCGGAGCTGGTGGTGGTGTTGTCGCAGGAGCACAAGGGCGAGCTGGCCACGCTGGTGGGCCAGGTGCGCAGCGCCCGGAGCGGCCAGCCGTTGGTGGCGACCGTGACCATCCCTCAGGCCAAGGTGCGCACGCGCACGGACAAGGGCGGCGGCTTCACGGCGCGCGTCCGTGGCGGCACGTACCGCATCACCCTCTCCGCGCCCAGGCACGTGACGCAGACCAAGATGGTCACGGTTCGCGACGGCGAGCAGGCCATTCTCAACGTTGATTTGTTCCCGAGGGGCCGGTGAGTCGCGCGAGGGTTCCGCCGCGATGTCCGTCCGTCGCCGAGGTTTCAGTGAGTCCTGTCCGCGTCCTGGCGTTGTCGCTGCTCGTCCTCCTCTCCGGCTGTTCGGGGTGTGAACGCGAGGAGGCGCCGAAGCCGCCTCCCGTGGTGGAGGTGGACGCGGGGGCCGTCGTCCCGCTCGCGCGCTTGGAGGGGCTGTCCGGAGACGTGCGGTTGGAGCGCGCGGGCAAGGTGGTGCCGGCGGTGGAGGGGCCGCTGCTCGCGGGGGACGCGGTGGAGACGGGCGACCAGGGCTCCGCGGTGGTGCGCTTCCCGGGGGGACGCACGGTGGAGGTGAGCCGCGAGGGCCGGTTCGCGCTGGGCTCGGATTCGACGGGCGTGGTGATGAAGGTGGAGCGCGGCATCGTGCTGTCGCGCGTGCCGGCGGGCGGAGGGAGCGTCGCGGGCTCCAAGGTGACGTTGAACATCCTCACGCCCTTCGGCCTCACGCGCGTGGGGCCGGAGCCGTCCGAGGTGAAGGTTGCGGTGGCGGAGGACTCCGCGCGGGTGGAGGTGAAGCTGGGCGCCATCGAGCTGGTCTCCAAGGACGGGCGCACGCTGCGCGCGGCGGAAGGCGACGCGGTGGACCTGACCCGCGAGCGCGCGCAGGTGGTGCCCGCGGCCCCGCGCATCGTGGAACTCGCGCCCATCGCGGTGACGGTGCGTGCGACCTCCGGCGACGCGGAGGTGAAGGCGAAGAGCACGGGCCGCTGGCGCAAGGTGCGCCGCGAGGGCGAGGTGTTGGCCTCCGGCGACGGCGTGCGCACGAAGGGAGGCGAGGCCGTGCTGTCGCTCAAGGACAGCGGCTCCCTGCTGACGTTGTCCCCGGGCGCGGAGGCGGTGCTGGAGGGCGCGGGTCAGGAGGGCGCCACGGACGAAGCCCGCGTCAACCTGCTGCAGGGGCTGCTCGCGGTGCAGCTCGCGGCGGGGCGCACGAGCCGCGTGGTGCTGCCGGAGCTCACGCTGGAGGGCGGCGGCGCGGCGAAGCTGGAGATCCGCCGCACCGGCGCTGGCATGCAGGTGACGGCGCAAGCGGGCGACGTGACGCTCCGCCGGGGCGACACGCGGCAGGCGCTGCGCGCGGGAGAGCGCGCCACCGTGGGCAGTGACGGCAACGCGAAGGTGGCTCCGCTGGAGGATGCGGCGGTGGCGGTGGGGCCGGGCAACGGCACGGAGGTGTTCCACCGGGGCCTCGCGGAAGTGGCGCTCACGTGGGAAGGCGAGGGCGACACCGTGGTGGAGGCGGCGCAGGACGCGGCCTTCACCCGCCGGGTGCTGTGGGGCCGGGTGCACCGCTCGTCCGTCAACGTGTCGGCGCTGGCGCGAGGCACGTTGTACTGGCGGGTGCGCAAGGAGGACGGCTCGCAGGTGGCCGCGGGCAGCGTCCACTTCGCCCCCGAGTCACCCACGAGCGCGCTGGCGCGGGTGCGCAACGTGGTGCCCGAGGGCCCGGAGAAGACGACCATCTTCTACCAGGACAAGCCTCCCGCGGTGACGTTCACCTATGGCTCGGAACCGCAGGCCAGTACCTATCGCGTGGCGGTGTACAAGGCGGGCTCGCTGACGACGCCCGTGGCGCAGCGCACGGTGGCGGAGACGCGCGCGGCGCTGGAGGCGGGGGCGCTGGGCGAGGGCAGCTACCTGTGGTCCGTCACGCCGCTGTCGCAAGCGGGGGCGGCCCTCAAGGGGGGACGGATGAACAAGCTGGAGCTCGTCTACGACAACTCGGTGGTGGGGCTGGTGGTGGACAGCCCGCGCCAGGGAGGGGCCGCGACGGAGAAGGTGCGGGCCTCGGGCGTGGCGCCGGTGGATGCTCGCCTGTCCATCAACGGACGGGCCGTGCCCCTGGACGGCAAGCACCGCTTCGATACGTGGGTGGCCCCCATGGGAATGCCCCCCCTGCTGGTGTTTAAGATGACGCGTCCCGGTGCTCCGGACGTACTCACGGTGCGCACCCTGAAACCGCGAGGGCCTTGAGGCGATGGCACAGCCCACAGTTCCCATTCCGGATCCCGCCGGCGCCTCGGCCGCGTCGATGCTCCAGCCCTACGGACAGTATGTCCTCGTGCGCAAGCTGGCCGAGGGCGGCATGGCGGAGATCTTCCTCGCCAAGCTGCTGGGCGCGGACGGCTTCGAGCGCAACGTGGTGCTCAAACGGATGCTGCCGGCGCTGTCGGCCATCCCGGACTTCGTGGAGATGTTCCGCGACGA
This genomic interval from Corallococcus silvisoli contains the following:
- a CDS encoding carboxypeptidase regulatory-like domain-containing protein; translation: MGHLPLFSILRRALRRPSPLSDILPRLLLLVLALASTRDARAEPPEPERASLRLRYGLSFRQGEQVDVGPGLTYDGLTPNDAALTLTGWMGTYLGGGLDLQREAFELKDATSRVTGGSLARGSLGPRGRLSLGPVRLELGAGYGFAQLPLFGGFTAAPVLQRGVRHAALVAGRVLVELPAGFQLEARGELPLTLSAHAAGGMKASSSGYVVGAALLHPVVRRERWTGTLMLEVQQAHDTMELEGSGLRSEQRLRRMGLALEVAWRDDARTSRVIEGPRQGFVVLNIVDAETGTPIPGARVRVPSMKTPGTSEELVSDAQGQLRALLPEGEQSAQASVEGYEDATGVASVSGEGPSATLQLRLRKKAPPTGSLKVKVVQGKGGTPLPDVRVVSGSIQLRTDMVGVVLLDGLAPGPVVIAVSAPGFRAAEEAAVVVAGQASELVVVLSQEHKGELATLVGQVRSARSGQPLVATVTIPQAKVRTRTDKGGGFTARVRGGTYRITLSAPRHVTQTKMVTVRDGEQAILNVDLFPRGR
- a CDS encoding FecR domain-containing protein translates to MSPVRVLALSLLVLLSGCSGCEREEAPKPPPVVEVDAGAVVPLARLEGLSGDVRLERAGKVVPAVEGPLLAGDAVETGDQGSAVVRFPGGRTVEVSREGRFALGSDSTGVVMKVERGIVLSRVPAGGGSVAGSKVTLNILTPFGLTRVGPEPSEVKVAVAEDSARVEVKLGAIELVSKDGRTLRAAEGDAVDLTRERAQVVPAAPRIVELAPIAVTVRATSGDAEVKAKSTGRWRKVRREGEVLASGDGVRTKGGEAVLSLKDSGSLLTLSPGAEAVLEGAGQEGATDEARVNLLQGLLAVQLAAGRTSRVVLPELTLEGGGAAKLEIRRTGAGMQVTAQAGDVTLRRGDTRQALRAGERATVGSDGNAKVAPLEDAAVAVGPGNGTEVFHRGLAEVALTWEGEGDTVVEAAQDAAFTRRVLWGRVHRSSVNVSALARGTLYWRVRKEDGSQVAAGSVHFAPESPTSALARVRNVVPEGPEKTTIFYQDKPPAVTFTYGSEPQASTYRVAVYKAGSLTTPVAQRTVAETRAALEAGALGEGSYLWSVTPLSQAGAALKGGRMNKLELVYDNSVVGLVVDSPRQGGAATEKVRASGVAPVDARLSINGRAVPLDGKHRFDTWVAPMGMPPLLVFKMTRPGAPDVLTVRTLKPRGP